From a region of the Arachis ipaensis cultivar K30076 chromosome B09, Araip1.1, whole genome shotgun sequence genome:
- the LOC107619134 gene encoding protein CHAPERONE-LIKE PROTEIN OF POR1, chloroplastic isoform X2, whose translation MAATLSVRPDRLSSGSSFPGHPVRRLDGVPLGKPIVTEPWRGAAPLQTRYWRRLARPARTVAPVQAGSRADDSSAPFEMSVESALKLLGVSEGASFEDILRAKNSIVASCKGDHETIKQSLSQRRAGKVVNSSVRYADVKRVKSPAVGSMPQWLQSTMKNSPVSIVSPSTSDLGLQAGVYGALMGLTYINGTSTPSAGYAGADVPGLILAGSFGASLYFMTKKNVKLGKATVITIGGLIAGAVVGSAVENWLQVDIVPFMGIHSPAAVVSEIIIISQFLVSLYLR comes from the exons atggctGCCACACTTTCCGTCCGGCCCGACCGCCTCTCATCCGGTTCATCCTTCCCCGGACATCCGGTTCGCCGACTCGACGGAGTTCCACTCGGAAAGCCGATCGTCACCGAACCATGGCGTGGCGCCGCTCCCCTGCAGACGAGGTACTGGAGGAGGCTAGCGCGGCCGGCGAGGACGGTGGCGCCGGTGCAGGCCGGGTCGAGAGCGGACGACTCGTCGGCGCCGTTCGAGATGTCGGTGGAGAGCGCGCTGAAGCTGCTCGGAGTGTCGGAGGGAGCTTCCTTCGAGGACATACTCCGCGCCAAGAACTCCATCGTCGCTTCCTGCAAGGGCGACCACGAAACTATCAAGCag AGCCTAAGCCAGCGGCGAGCAGGAAAAGTAGTGAACAGCAGTGTTCGCTATGCTGATGTCAAACGTGTTAAGTCCCCAGCTGTGGGATCAATGCCTCAATGGTTGCAATCCACCATGAAGAATTCCCCTGTTTCAATTGTGTCACCTTCCACTAGTGATTTAGGCTTACAAGCTGGAGTATATGGTGCATTGATGGGTTTAACCTATATCAACGGGACTTCTACACCCTCTGCTGGTTATGCTGGGGCTGATGTTCCTGGACTTATCTTGGCTGGTAGCTTTGGAGCTTCTCTGTACTTCATGACCAAAAAGAATGTTAAGTTAG GGAAGGCTACAGTTATTACCATAGGAGGGCTCATAGCTGGTGCAGTAGTAGGATCGGCTGTAGAGAACTGGTTGCAGGTAGATATTGTCCCATTTATGGGCATTCACTCCCCTGCTGCTGTTGTTAGTGAAATCATAATTATTTCTCAATTCTTGGTTTCTCTGTACCTAAGGTAG
- the LOC107618215 gene encoding probable protein phosphatase 2C 60 yields the protein MLSELMSFLRACFRPSSEGYTRGGADAGGRQDGLLWYKDLGQQSNGEFSMAVVQANNLLEDQSQLESGTLSSNESGPYGTFVGVYDGHGGPETSRFINNHLFHHLKRFTAEQQSMSPDVIRKAFQATEEGFVSLVARQWPLNPQIAAVGSCCLVGVICNGTLYVANLGDSRAVLGRVVKATGEVLAMQLSSEHNASIESVRQELQSLHPDDSNIVVLKHNVWRVKGLIQVSRSIGDVYLKKAEFNREPLYAKFRLRDPIKRPILSSEPSISVHQLLPQDQFVIFASDGLWEHLSNQEAVDIVQNNPRNGIARRLVKTALQEAAKKREMRYSDLKKIDRGVRRHFHDDITVIVVYLDSNLASRASAGKFPSVSIRGGGINLPPNTLAPCTTPTENGGA from the exons ATGTTATCGGAGTTGATGAGCTTTCTGAGGGCCTGCTTTCGGCCGAGTTCGGAAGGATACACGCGTGGAGGTGCTGATGCTGGAGGCAGACAGGATGGACTATTGTGGTACAAAGACTTGGGGCAGCAGTCGAATGGTGAATTTTCGATGGCGGTAGTACAAGCCAATAACCTGCTGGAGGATCAGAGTCAGCTTGAATCAGGAACTTTGAGCTCCAATGAGTCTGGCCCTTATGGTACCTTTGTTGGCGTCTATGATGGTCATGGAGGGCCCGAGACATCACGATTTATCAATAATCACCTGTTTCACCATCTCAAGA GATTTACAGCAGAGCAACAATCGATGTCACCAGATGTAATTCGCAAGGCATTCCAGGCAACAGAAGAGGGATTTGTGTCACTTGTTGCCAGACAGTGGCCATTGAACCCACAAATAGCAGCTGTCGGTTCATGCTGTCTAGTTGGTGTTATTTGTAATGGAACCCTTTATGTAGCGAATCTTGGTGATTCCCGGGCTGTTTTGGGAAGAGTAGTCAAGGCAACTGGTGAGGTTTTGGCCATGCAGTTATCATCAGAACACAATGCATCTATAGAGTCTGTAAGACAGGAGCTGCAATCTTTGCACCCCGATGATTCGAATATCGTTGTTTTAAAGCATAATGTATGGCGCGTGAAGGGCCTCATTCAA GTTTCGAGATCTATTGGTGATGTATATTTGAAAAAGGCTGAGTTCAATAGAGAACCTCTATATGCTAAGTTTCGACTCCGTGATCCAATCAAGAGGCCAATTCTGAGCTCAGAACCATCAATATCTGTGCATCAATTGCTTCCACAAGATCAGTTTGTGATATTCGCATCGGATGGTCTCTGGGAGCACCTTAGCAATCAGGAAGCAGTTGATATAGTTCAAAATAATCCCCGCAAT GGAATTGCAAGGAGGCTGGTCAAAACTGCGCTACAAGAAGCAGCAAAGAAAAGAGAAATGAGATATTCGGACTTAAAGAAGATCGACCGTGGAGTTCGCCGGCATTTCCACGACGATATCACCGTGATTGTTGTCTACCTGGATTCGAATCTCGCTAGTAGGGCAAGCGCCGGCAAGTTTCCTAGTGTTTCTATCAGAGGGGGTGGAATTAACTTGCCCCCTAACACACTGGCACCTTGTACTACACCAACAGAGAATGGTGGTGCCTGA
- the LOC107619134 gene encoding protein CHAPERONE-LIKE PROTEIN OF POR1, chloroplastic isoform X1 translates to MAATLSVRPDRLSSGSSFPGHPVRRLDGVPLGKPIVTEPWRGAAPLQTRYWRRLARPARTVAPVQAGSRADDSSAPFEMSVESALKLLGVSEGASFEDILRAKNSIVASCKGDHETIKQVEAAYDMLLMQSLSQRRAGKVVNSSVRYADVKRVKSPAVGSMPQWLQSTMKNSPVSIVSPSTSDLGLQAGVYGALMGLTYINGTSTPSAGYAGADVPGLILAGSFGASLYFMTKKNVKLGKATVITIGGLIAGAVVGSAVENWLQVDIVPFMGIHSPAAVVSEIIIISQFLVSLYLR, encoded by the exons atggctGCCACACTTTCCGTCCGGCCCGACCGCCTCTCATCCGGTTCATCCTTCCCCGGACATCCGGTTCGCCGACTCGACGGAGTTCCACTCGGAAAGCCGATCGTCACCGAACCATGGCGTGGCGCCGCTCCCCTGCAGACGAGGTACTGGAGGAGGCTAGCGCGGCCGGCGAGGACGGTGGCGCCGGTGCAGGCCGGGTCGAGAGCGGACGACTCGTCGGCGCCGTTCGAGATGTCGGTGGAGAGCGCGCTGAAGCTGCTCGGAGTGTCGGAGGGAGCTTCCTTCGAGGACATACTCCGCGCCAAGAACTCCATCGTCGCTTCCTGCAAGGGCGACCACGAAACTATCAAGCag GTTGAGGCCGCGTATGACATGTTGCTTATGCAGAGCCTAAGCCAGCGGCGAGCAGGAAAAGTAGTGAACAGCAGTGTTCGCTATGCTGATGTCAAACGTGTTAAGTCCCCAGCTGTGGGATCAATGCCTCAATGGTTGCAATCCACCATGAAGAATTCCCCTGTTTCAATTGTGTCACCTTCCACTAGTGATTTAGGCTTACAAGCTGGAGTATATGGTGCATTGATGGGTTTAACCTATATCAACGGGACTTCTACACCCTCTGCTGGTTATGCTGGGGCTGATGTTCCTGGACTTATCTTGGCTGGTAGCTTTGGAGCTTCTCTGTACTTCATGACCAAAAAGAATGTTAAGTTAG GGAAGGCTACAGTTATTACCATAGGAGGGCTCATAGCTGGTGCAGTAGTAGGATCGGCTGTAGAGAACTGGTTGCAGGTAGATATTGTCCCATTTATGGGCATTCACTCCCCTGCTGCTGTTGTTAGTGAAATCATAATTATTTCTCAATTCTTGGTTTCTCTGTACCTAAGGTAG
- the LOC107619782 gene encoding uncharacterized protein LOC107619782, whose protein sequence is MGCVASKLEEEEEVVSMCRERKKQLKLAVDKRYELAEAHCKYFHSLYAVAASIKLFVARHSSPSSPFLITFPPSSPPPPPPPSQNVITNPMFLQQTPSETKHVEAIAASPPCGSCNTSCSEEEREDKVEEEEAQCKREQVQDEQQQQQQEQEQEQQPCEYYYMHMPMPMSMPMAASMPSPQRDFGWDFFNPFDVMRTNEVISGYRGNSDDDLRVVREEEGIPELEEEVLEREEEEEGEEEVVDVSKVVVNVFEEKKNKKKKKRNSAREEHVVSESVKGVDEGEQRGLAVLETEGEGRELLEALKDIEDHFVRAYDSGKDLTKMLEANRIPLHSSLDEIKESSTKLIQAITWKSMSSRPSSCKSLVVSDTKNSSTWVEYKNDLFDDYGGMDSGSHLLTLGRLYEWEKKLFEEVKAGDNIRKNYEKKCAQLRNKNVKGDDETSMDKTKAAAKDLYAGILVAIRRAESISKRIQKMRDEELQPQIVELLKGLTQSWKVMLESHETQKMILSEVKSFTCPTFGKFCNQSHRLATLQLETQLQNWRMCFREYTAAQKAYVEALHSWLSKFIVPEVEFYSRSKDVPMPYHQANGPPLLVICSNWLNSLQKLPDKMVSLALKSVAKDVRALWHQQGEELQQKRKVDSLAKDLERRSLSLHKDSKMKLLELQVMDPKPEAGSNHDQDQEESLMEKNDDQLETLRRKLEVEKEKHQSCMQETQRITLRGLQSGFSLVFESLTEFSKASQRMYNELVACSENGDKVGNIGYIEGDGCNAENCNKNGQ, encoded by the exons ATGGGGTGTGTAGCATCAAaactagaggaagaagaagaagtggtgtCCATGTGTAGAGAGAGAAAGAAGCAGTTAAAGTTAGCAGTGGACAAAAGATATGAACTTGCTGAGGCACATTGCAAGTACTTTCATTCTCTCTATGCTGTTGCTGCTTCCATTAAACTCTTTGTTGCACGCcattcttctccttcttcacctTTCCTCATAACTttccctccttcttctcctcctcctcctcctcctccctctCAGAATGTGATAACCAACCCCATGTTCCTTCAACAGACTCCATCAGAGACAAAGCATGTTGAAGCCATTGCTGCTTCACCACCTTGTGGCTCATGCAATACTTCTTGTTCTGAGGAAGAGAGGGaggacaaggttgaagaagaagaagctcaatgtAAGAGAGAACAAGTGCAAGATGAacaacagcagcagcaacaagaacaagaacaagaacagcAGCCATGTGAGTACTACTACATGCACATGCCTATGCCTATGTCTATGCCTATGGCAGCTTCAATGCCATCACCACAGAGGGATTTTGGGTGGGATTTCTTCAACCCTTTTGATGTTATGAGAACCAATGAGGTTATCAGTGGATACCGGGGGAACTCAGATGATGATTTGAGGGTGGTGAGGGAGGAGGAAGGGATTCCAGAATTAGAAGAAGAAGTACtagaaagagaagaagaggaagaaggagaagaggaggtTGTTGATGTGAGCAAGGTGGTGGTGAATGTttttgaagagaagaagaataagaaaaagaagaagaggaatagTGCACGTGAGGAGCACGTGGTGAGTGAGAGTGTGAAGGGTGTGGATGAAGGTGAGCAGAGAGGGCTTGCTGTTCTTGAGACAGAAGGTGAAGGGAGAGAACTTCTTGAGGCTTTGAAGGACATTGAAGATCATTTTGTGAGGGCTTATGATTCTGGAAAGGATCTAACAAAGATGCTTGAGGCTAATAGGATTCCACTTCATTCTAGTTTGGATGAAATAAAAG AAAGTTCGACCAAACTTATTCAGGCAATAACATGGAAGTCCATGTCATCTAGGCCATCCTCATGCAAGAGTCTTGTGGTTTCGGATACGAAAAATTCATCAACTTGGGTGGAATATAAGAATGATCTCTTTGATGATTATGGTGGAATGGATTCAGGAAGTCATTTATTAACCTTAGGAAGGTTATATGAATGGGAAAAGAAGTTGTTTGAGGAGGTTAAG GCTGGAGATAACATCAggaaaaattatgagaaaaagTGTGCACAGTTGAGAAACAAAAATGTTAAAGGAGATGATGAAACTAGTATGGACAAAACGAAAGCTGCTGCGAAAGATCTATATGCTGGTATCTTGGTTGCAATACGTCGTGCAGAATCGATCTCAAAAAGAATTCAGAAAATGAGAGATGAAGAGTTACAGCCTCAAATTGTTGAACTATTGAAAGG TTTGACACAATCGTGGAAAGTTATGTTGGAATCCCATGAAACTCAGAAGATGATTCTTTCTGAAGTGAAGTCTTTCACATGTCCCACATTCGGGAAATTCTGCAATCAATCTCACCGGTTGGCGACTCTTCAGCTCGAAACACAGCTTCAAAACTGGCGAATGTGTTTTAGAGAGTACACTGCTGCTCAAAAGGCATAtgttgaagctcttcacagttgGCTGAGCAAGTTTATAGTCCCAGAAGTTGAATTCTACTCGAGAAGCAAAGATGTACCCATGCCATATCATCAAGCCAATGGGCCACCACTACTTGTGATATGCAGCAATTGGTTAAATTCCCTGCAAAAGTTACCCGACAAAATGGTATCGCTTGCATTGAAAAGCGTGGCGAAGGATGTGAGAGCTCTTTGGCATCAGCAGGGTGAAGAGTTGCAGCAGAAAAGGAAAGTAGATAGCCTAGCCAAAGACTTGGAAAGAAGGTCGTTAAGTTTGCATAAAGATTCAAAGATGAAGTTGCTTGAGTTGCAAGTAATGGACCCGAAACCAGAGGCGGGAAGTAATCATGATCAAGATCAAGAAGAAAGCTTGATGGAGAAGAATGATGATCAGTTGGAGACACTGAGAAGAAAACTGGAGGTAGAGAAAGAGAAGCATCAAAGTTGCATGCAAGAAACACAAAGGATAACACTACGTGGATTGCAATCTGGATTCTCTTTGGTGTTTGAATCCCTAACCGAGTTCTCCAAAGCATCACAGAGAATGTACAATGAGCTTGTTGCTTGCAGTGAAAATGGTGACAaggttgggaacattgggtataTAGAGGGTGATGGCTGCAATGCTGAAAATTGCAACAAAAATGGACAATAA